The Saccharopolyspora gloriosae genome window below encodes:
- a CDS encoding lactonase family protein → MPEDAQYRVYVGAYTGPESAANGIRLAFADAAGRLRCTDTVADTYEPSFLALAPDGATLFAVNEVAHGRVVAFDVRPDGTLAEINSQPTHGSAPCHLSVHPSGRFLLTANYLSGNVVVHPIGEGGVLREACHAVQHSGQGPDKDRQEGPHAHQIVPSPDGRFVLAADLGTDAVYVYAFDADTGHMVLKHEVAWEAGTGPRHLAFHPDGDRGYLVGELTSTITEFEFDPDGGTVRPGRTLPLLPADFAGTSLAAEVVVSPDGRFVFASNRGHDSIAVFSAAGFEPVGIFPAGVRGPRHIALSPQGDVLYAAGELSDTIQAFAVSTTGALTPITDPASSPTPVCLLPV, encoded by the coding sequence ATGCCGGAGGACGCGCAGTATCGGGTGTACGTGGGGGCTTACACCGGTCCGGAGTCGGCGGCGAACGGGATCCGCCTCGCGTTCGCCGATGCGGCGGGGCGGTTGCGGTGCACCGACACGGTCGCCGACACCTACGAGCCGTCGTTCCTGGCGCTGGCGCCGGACGGCGCGACGTTGTTCGCGGTGAACGAGGTCGCGCACGGCCGGGTGGTGGCGTTCGACGTGCGCCCGGACGGCACGCTCGCCGAGATCAACTCGCAGCCCACGCACGGGTCGGCGCCGTGCCACCTGAGCGTGCACCCCTCCGGCCGGTTCCTGCTCACCGCGAACTACCTGTCGGGCAACGTCGTGGTGCACCCGATCGGGGAGGGCGGGGTGCTGCGGGAGGCGTGCCACGCGGTGCAGCACAGCGGGCAGGGTCCGGACAAGGACCGCCAGGAGGGGCCGCACGCGCACCAGATCGTGCCGTCCCCGGACGGTCGTTTCGTGCTCGCCGCCGATCTGGGCACGGACGCGGTGTACGTGTACGCGTTCGACGCGGACACCGGGCACATGGTGCTCAAGCACGAGGTCGCGTGGGAGGCGGGCACCGGGCCCCGGCACCTCGCGTTCCACCCGGACGGCGACCGCGGCTACTTGGTGGGGGAGCTGACTTCGACGATCACCGAGTTCGAGTTCGACCCCGACGGCGGGACGGTGCGACCGGGCCGGACGCTCCCGCTGCTCCCGGCGGACTTCGCGGGCACGAGCCTGGCCGCGGAGGTCGTGGTCTCCCCGGACGGCCGCTTCGTGTTCGCCTCGAACCGGGGCCACGACAGCATCGCGGTGTTCTCCGCCGCCGGCTTCGAACCCGTCGGCATCTTCCCGGCCGGTGTCCGCGGCCCCCGCCACATAGCCCTCTCCCCGCAGGGAGACGTCCTCTACGCCGCAGGCGAGCTCAGCGACACCATCCAGGCCTTCGCCGTCTCCACCACAGGCGCCCTCACCCCGATCACAGACCCGGCGTCCTCCCCAACCCCGGTGTGCCTGCTCCCGGTCTAG
- a CDS encoding protein kinase domain-containing protein, whose protein sequence is MQPLLASEPDRVGDYRLLARIGGGAMGAVYLARSRGGRGVAIKVVRPELADDGEFRERFRREVDMARSVGGFWTATVIDADTEAAQPWLATEYVPGPTLHRAVADHGPLPEQTVRTLAAGLAEALGAIHRAGLVHRDLKPGNVLLGPDGPRVIDFGISRAMSSSNLTATGIFLGTPGFFSPEQTVGSDVGPPSDVFSLGAVLMFAATGAGPFGNENTAAMLYRVVHNEPDLSALPTGLRSLIGSCLAKEPADRPTPAALLDQAGESSPQNDSWLPAEITAVITEHTAQLKQASEAAPLAPPAAAPTPPPRTQRGGSDWSAAPAAPAKPIIPSRPKPTAQQPNPGTAAPARIAPSRPEPPAERVRGDGPGPVFALGGRVGALLSAAIMFGLIYLVVEVSRNSSPSADIWALAQFGMVLLTISAALSLGKALLPSLRLKVSGEGLRISRAGLAREIPWSQVSRVAVVGSGKRQSVTVWTRPGAPAQGWRIWNPTRPYHGGVRLYPIGAAGGPITRRQEGRRVRQALQQYSRGTYDDRMV, encoded by the coding sequence GTGCAGCCGCTGCTGGCCAGCGAACCGGACAGAGTCGGTGATTACCGCCTGCTCGCGCGGATCGGCGGGGGCGCGATGGGAGCCGTGTACCTCGCGCGCTCCCGTGGCGGCCGCGGCGTCGCGATCAAAGTCGTGCGCCCGGAGCTCGCCGACGACGGCGAGTTCCGCGAACGGTTCCGCCGCGAAGTCGACATGGCCCGCTCCGTCGGCGGGTTCTGGACCGCCACCGTCATCGACGCCGACACCGAAGCCGCCCAGCCGTGGCTGGCCACCGAATACGTACCCGGCCCCACCCTGCACCGGGCCGTCGCCGACCACGGACCGCTGCCGGAGCAGACGGTGCGCACCCTCGCCGCCGGCCTCGCCGAAGCGCTCGGCGCCATCCACCGGGCCGGACTCGTGCACCGCGACCTCAAACCCGGCAACGTGCTGCTCGGCCCCGACGGACCGCGCGTCATCGACTTCGGCATCTCACGGGCCATGAGCAGCAGCAACCTCACCGCCACCGGGATCTTCCTCGGCACGCCCGGCTTCTTCTCCCCCGAGCAGACCGTCGGCAGCGACGTCGGGCCGCCCAGCGACGTGTTCTCGCTCGGCGCGGTGCTCATGTTCGCCGCCACCGGCGCCGGGCCCTTCGGCAACGAGAACACCGCCGCCATGCTCTACCGCGTCGTGCACAACGAACCCGACCTCAGCGCGCTGCCCACCGGGCTGCGATCGCTCATCGGGTCCTGCCTGGCGAAGGAACCCGCCGACCGGCCGACCCCGGCGGCGCTGCTCGACCAGGCAGGCGAATCCTCACCGCAGAACGACAGCTGGCTGCCCGCCGAGATCACCGCCGTGATCACCGAGCACACCGCGCAGCTCAAGCAGGCCTCCGAAGCCGCCCCGCTCGCGCCACCCGCCGCCGCGCCCACCCCGCCACCGCGCACGCAGCGCGGCGGCTCGGACTGGTCGGCCGCCCCCGCCGCACCGGCGAAACCGATCATCCCGTCCCGGCCGAAACCCACCGCGCAGCAACCCAACCCCGGCACCGCCGCGCCCGCGCGCATCGCCCCCTCCCGGCCCGAACCACCCGCCGAACGCGTGCGCGGCGACGGACCCGGCCCCGTGTTCGCGCTCGGCGGCCGAGTCGGGGCGCTGCTGTCCGCCGCGATCATGTTCGGGCTGATCTACCTCGTCGTCGAAGTCAGCCGGAACAGCAGCCCCAGCGCCGACATCTGGGCGCTGGCCCAGTTCGGCATGGTGCTGCTGACCATCAGCGCCGCGCTGTCGCTGGGCAAAGCGCTGCTGCCGAGCCTGCGGCTCAAGGTCAGCGGCGAAGGACTGCGGATCTCCCGCGCCGGGCTCGCCAGGGAGATCCCGTGGAGCCAAGTCAGCCGCGTCGCCGTCGTCGGCAGCGGCAAGCGCCAATCCGTGACCGTCTGGACCCGGCCCGGCGCCCCCGCGCAGGGCTGGCGGATCTGGAACCCGACCCGGCCCTACCACGGCGGCGTGCGCCTGTACCCGATCGGCGCCGCCGGCGGCCCCATCACCCGGCGCCAAGAAGGCCGCCGAGTCCGCCAAGCGCTCCAGCAGTACAGCCGAGGAACCTACGACGACCGGATGGTTTGA
- a CDS encoding sugar ABC transporter ATP-binding protein, whose product MSKRFPGVVAVSDVDLDVRAGEVHVLAGENGAGKSTLMKLVAQVEPPSSGRIEVDGEQVTYQGPASARRLGISMVHQEFALAPDLSVAENLFIGHEPGSGGWIARSEERRAARELLAKVGLRVDPARKVGRLSTAEQQRVELAKALAVQAKVLILDEPTATLTERETEELFGIVRELTAQGIGVLYISHRLDEIFEIGDRVTVLRDGAVVATRPVAELDESRLVTLMVGRDVQNLYPRTYAEPGAVRLSVRGLSRGDAVRGVSFEVRAGEIVGMAGLVGAGRTELARSVFGAEPPDAGVVSLDGAQLKIRGPADAIAAGIGYLTESRKADGLALQLGLDKNITLAKLPMVSGLIDLGAERRIAEQERDRLNIRVPWVGRPVQALSGGNQQKVVLARWLQTEAEVLFFDEPGRGMDVGAKSEMFSQLDALAAQGKAIVLISSYLPELLNMCDRILVLREGRITGEVERAEFSEERVVALATGAKEGQ is encoded by the coding sequence GTGAGCAAACGATTCCCCGGCGTCGTCGCGGTGTCCGATGTGGACCTCGACGTGCGGGCCGGTGAGGTGCACGTGCTGGCCGGGGAGAACGGCGCGGGCAAGTCGACGTTGATGAAGCTGGTCGCGCAGGTGGAGCCGCCGTCCTCCGGCCGGATCGAGGTCGACGGCGAGCAGGTCACCTACCAGGGGCCTGCCTCGGCGCGGCGCCTCGGGATCTCGATGGTGCACCAGGAGTTCGCGCTGGCCCCGGACCTGTCGGTGGCGGAGAACCTGTTCATCGGCCACGAGCCGGGCAGCGGCGGCTGGATCGCGCGCTCCGAGGAGCGCCGCGCGGCCCGCGAGCTGCTGGCCAAGGTCGGGTTGCGGGTCGACCCGGCCAGGAAGGTCGGCCGGTTGTCGACCGCCGAGCAGCAGCGGGTGGAGCTGGCGAAGGCGCTGGCGGTGCAGGCGAAGGTGCTCATCCTGGATGAGCCGACCGCCACGCTGACCGAGCGCGAGACCGAGGAGCTGTTCGGCATCGTCCGCGAGCTCACCGCGCAGGGCATCGGCGTGCTCTACATCTCGCACCGCCTGGACGAGATCTTCGAGATCGGGGATCGGGTCACGGTGCTGCGCGACGGAGCGGTGGTGGCGACCCGCCCGGTCGCCGAGCTCGACGAGTCGCGGCTGGTGACGCTCATGGTGGGCCGCGACGTGCAGAACCTGTACCCGCGCACCTACGCGGAGCCGGGCGCGGTGCGGCTGAGCGTGCGCGGGCTGAGCAGGGGCGACGCGGTGCGCGGCGTGTCCTTCGAGGTGCGCGCCGGGGAGATCGTCGGCATGGCGGGACTGGTCGGAGCGGGCCGCACGGAGCTCGCCAGGTCGGTGTTCGGCGCGGAACCGCCCGACGCGGGCGTGGTGTCGCTGGACGGGGCGCAGCTCAAGATCCGCGGCCCGGCGGACGCGATCGCCGCGGGCATCGGCTACCTCACCGAGAGCCGCAAGGCGGACGGGCTGGCGCTGCAGCTGGGCCTGGACAAGAACATCACGCTGGCGAAGCTGCCGATGGTCTCGGGACTGATCGACCTGGGCGCGGAGCGCCGCATCGCCGAGCAGGAGCGGGATCGGCTCAACATCCGGGTGCCGTGGGTGGGCAGGCCGGTGCAGGCGCTCTCCGGCGGCAACCAGCAGAAGGTGGTGCTGGCGCGCTGGCTGCAGACCGAGGCCGAGGTGCTGTTCTTCGACGAGCCCGGTCGCGGCATGGACGTGGGCGCGAAGTCGGAGATGTTCAGCCAGCTCGACGCGCTGGCCGCGCAGGGCAAGGCGATCGTGCTGATCTCCAGTTATCTGCCGGAGTTGCTGAACATGTGCGATCGGATCCTCGTGCTGCGCGAGGGCCGGATCACGGGTGAGGTCGAGCGCGCGGAGTTCTCCGAGGAACGCGTCGTAGCGCTCGCCACCGGAGCGAAGGAGGGCCAGTGA
- a CDS encoding ABC transporter permease, which translates to MSDQPGKDEQAAPEGGGGTATATKAGGAGALGGLTDRLSGAISQVAAAGALIVVFIVLSIVAPSFLTADNLFNLGSQTSVNAVMAVGVTLVIITGGIDLSVGSVAALSGVLGVMLMADFGFNPLLGILGGIVVGAAAGLVNGLLVSTVGLPPFIATLGMLSVARGLVLIATGAVAVFGAPESFRLLGQGVLGPVPVPVLLILIVAVAGHIVLTRTRLGRYAYVMGSNSEAARLSGVPVRKHTTWVYVVSGMLAGLGGMIAASRINSGQPNFGEGLELDVIAAVVIGGASLFGGRGTVWGSLIGAFLVAVIRNGAVQLNIGTFYQNVLIGVIIWLAVWWDFYQRRKLAGDAG; encoded by the coding sequence GTGAGCGATCAGCCGGGGAAGGACGAACAGGCCGCACCGGAAGGCGGTGGCGGTACCGCGACCGCGACGAAGGCGGGCGGCGCGGGCGCGCTCGGCGGGCTGACGGATCGGTTGTCGGGGGCGATCTCGCAGGTCGCGGCGGCCGGTGCGCTGATCGTGGTGTTCATCGTCCTGTCCATCGTGGCGCCGTCGTTCCTGACGGCGGACAACCTGTTCAACCTGGGGTCGCAGACCTCTGTGAACGCGGTGATGGCGGTCGGCGTCACGCTGGTGATCATCACGGGTGGCATCGACCTGTCAGTGGGGTCGGTGGCGGCGCTGTCCGGGGTCCTGGGCGTGATGCTCATGGCGGATTTCGGCTTCAACCCGCTGCTCGGGATACTCGGCGGGATCGTCGTCGGCGCGGCGGCGGGCCTGGTCAACGGCCTGCTGGTGTCGACGGTGGGGTTGCCGCCGTTCATCGCGACGCTCGGCATGCTCAGCGTGGCGCGCGGCCTGGTGCTGATCGCGACGGGCGCGGTGGCGGTGTTCGGCGCGCCGGAGTCGTTCCGGTTGCTCGGGCAGGGCGTGCTGGGGCCGGTGCCGGTGCCGGTGCTGCTGATCCTGATCGTGGCGGTCGCGGGCCACATCGTGCTGACGCGGACGAGGCTGGGCCGCTACGCGTACGTGATGGGGTCGAACTCGGAGGCGGCGCGGCTGTCCGGCGTGCCGGTCCGCAAGCACACGACCTGGGTGTACGTGGTGTCGGGCATGTTGGCCGGGCTGGGCGGCATGATCGCCGCCTCGCGGATCAACTCGGGCCAGCCGAACTTCGGTGAGGGCTTGGAGCTGGACGTGATCGCCGCGGTCGTGATCGGCGGCGCGAGCCTGTTCGGCGGGCGCGGCACGGTGTGGGGTTCGCTGATCGGCGCGTTCCTGGTCGCGGTGATCCGCAACGGCGCGGTGCAGCTCAACATCGGCACCTTCTACCAGAACGTGCTCATCGGCGTGATCATCTGGCTGGCCGTGTGGTGGGACTTCTACCAGCGCCGCAAGCTCGCCGGCGACGCCGGTTGA